In Flavobacterium enshiense, the genomic stretch TTACGTTCAGCTGATTGATTTTTAAATCAAAAAAAGTCGTAGTATCACCTAAAACCAAAGGATAAACAGTGGTATTTTGCTGAAAGCTGTAAACATAATCATTTCCAATCGTCTGGTTCCCATCAGTTAACAAAACCATCGGATAATTCTGGCTTCGGTAAAACTGTTTCAAATTTTGGGCAGCCATATCAATATGGGTCTGCTTCCCTTTGAAATCAATAGCTGTATTACTGTAAAAATCGTCATCAAAACTAAATAGCTGGACATCATATTTAGCTTTAATCATTTTATTCTGAGTCAATGACAGAATCAGTTCCGGAACATTGACATCTTTATTTAACAATGCAATTGATTGTGAATTATCGACAACAATCGGCAAAGGCGTTTTGGTGGTTTCAAACGTTTTTCTTGAAATAATTGGGTTAATGAGTAACACAAAAATCAGAAACAACGAGAAAAAACGCAAAAAAGCCAAAAACAGATTCAGTTTTGATCTGTAATTGGCTTTGTATAGGTATTGATAAAACGACAATCCGGCAGCAATCAGTACTGATAATAATAAAAGTAAAATCGTGCTTGTTGTCATAATTGTAAGTGTTCAGTTAAAAGTGTCCAGCATTCAGTTATTGCTAACTGATCACTAAATACTGTTTATTAGGTTAGCATTCCCCCATCAACATTGAGAACCTGTCCGGTAACATAAGCACTCATATCGCATGATAGGAATACACACACATTAGCAACATCTTCAGGAGAACCACCACGTTTTAAAGGAATACTTTCTCTCCATCCTTTAACCACGTCTTCATTTAATTTTGCAGTCATTTCTGTTTCAATGAAACCTGGAGCGATTACATTACAACGAATGTTACGTGAACCTAATTCCAATGCTACAGATTTTGAAAAACCGATAACACCTGCTTTAGAAGCCGCATAGTTTGTTTGTCCTGCATTTCCTTTCACGCCTACAACAGAACTCATATTAATGATAGAACCGGCTCTGTTTTTTAACATGATTTTCTGAACAGCTTTGGTCATATTGAAAACAGATTTTAAGTTTACATCGATAACCGTATCAAAATCTTCTTCTGTGATTCTCATTAAAAGGTTATCTTTTGTAATTCCGGCGTTGTTAATTAAAATATCAACGTTTCCGAACTCAGCGATAACATCATCAACTAACTTTTGAGCTTCATTAAAATCAGCAGCATTTGACTGGTATCCTTTAGCCTTAACTCCTAAAGCAGTTAATTCATTTTCTAATTCCTGTGCAGCAGCTGCAGACGAACTGTACGTGAAAGCTACATTAGCTCCGTTTTTAGCAAAAACTTCGGCAATTCCTCTCCCGATTCCTCTACTAGCGCCCGTAATGATAGCGGTTTTTCCTTCCAGTAATTTCATAATATAAGATTAGTTTATTTTTTTAATTACAGTCTCCAAAGATATTCTATTTTGACATAAAAAAAAATCATTGCACTTTTAAACTATTAACAAGTATTTTAACCGTAAATTTAGAATTCATATCTGAATTGTAAATCCTTCATATTGAGAAGAATTACTTTAAAAAATTATGAAGGAAAACCTATTAGAGACCAATCGATTTAAATTGAATTCTACTTAAAATTTACATTAGGTGCCATTAAATCAATATTAAAATAATACTGTAAACATAATTTTTTCTTTAATAAAGCAGTTTTTACTTGTAAATCACTATTACTCATTTTATTAAAATCCCTGTTACAAGCAGATTTTGAAAATTGCAAACGAAATCTGTTGCTTCTTTTTTTGATAAAATGCCATTTAACGGTTTTTTTATCAATTTGAAAGGTTAAATTGATAAATATCAATGTTATAGCTAACTTTACTATGAGAAAAATTGTAAGAAATACCCATTCAATTTTCTTCTGAAATTTCCATCTATTATACTTCTTTAAAATAATCAAAAAAAGTTTCATTTTTTTTAAAAAGAATGTTACTGATAAAAAATGAAAAATCATGAAAAAATATCTATTCCTATTACTAGCGGTTGTATTTATCGCTTGTTCCAAAGATGAAGGATATGGCGGACTTGCGTCGATATCAGGTAAAGTATATGCGAAGAATTATAATCAGGACGAGGTCCTTTTAGACGAGCATTATATCGGAGATGTCAGGGTATATATCAGTTCGCGAGGCAGCACGGATTTTTACGATGATGTACGAACTTCTCATGATGGTTCGTTCAAATTCGATTTTTTACAGGAAGGCGAGTATGATGTGTGGGTTTATGGAGATTGTGATTTTTGCACCTGGGATCAAGAAATTGATTTTAAAACAGCTAATGTAACCTCAAAAAAAGCCAATGTTGTACTGGAAGATTTTGTAATTAAAATCTAAAGTCATGTTTAAAAAATTTATTAACCAGCTTTCTTTACTCAACCCGGTTTCCCTTACGGAACTGGAAGCTGTTTCTCTGTTAAACAGGACCGACAGTAAGTACACGCTCAGAAGTGAAGATTTGCTGAAAATAGTTCCTTGTCTGGTCGAACATTATAATGTTTTGGAAATTAACGGGACAAGAATTTTTTCATACGAAAACAATTATTTTGATACGCCTGATTTGCAGTTTTTCAAGGACCATCACAATGGATATGTCAACCGGATCAAAGTGAGAAGCAGAAGGTATGTAGAATCGGATATGTGCTTTTTTGAAATTAAAAAGAAAGAAAAAGTCGATCGTACTAACAAACACAGAGAACTTATACCTTATATGATTTCTGATATCGATGAATTCAGAAAAAATCTTATTCAGGAATACAGTCGAAAAGTTATTGATGAAATAACTCTAATCTTAAAAAATAATTTTAACCGAATTACATTGGTTAACAATCAATTTACAGAAAGGGTTACGATTGACATGAACCTGCATTTTATGGATGATGAACACGATATTAAATTTAAAAAAATTGCAATAATTGAAATAAAGCAATCAAAAAACACAAATTCATCACCGCTGACCACTTTCTTGAAATACAATAACATCAGAGAACAAAGTATCAGCAAATACATCTACGGCGTAATTACATTAATTCCTAATGTGAAAAAAAACAATTTTATGCCAATACTAAAAAAGATAAATAAACTTCAGCGATGATGGAAACAATTGAAACAGACGATAATTTAATAGGTATTTTAAGCCTGAATGATTTTATTATTCGTTCAATCATAGATTTTGTTGCTGTGGTTGTACTCGTTGCTCTTATATACTATCCTAAACATAAAAATAAAGACTTCATATTCACATTCATTTTGTTTAATGTTGTAAATTTTATGATATGTTGTTTGCTTGGTGCAGCAAAAATTAAAATAGGATTTGCATTTGGTCTTTTTGCCATGTTTTCTATTATCCGATACCGAACTATCGCGATTTCAATAAAAGACATGGGGTATTTCTTCGTATGTGTGGCGTTGGGAATGTTAAATTCGCTTGCAACCATTAATGATGGTTTCGTACTATTAATAATTTGTAATGCTATAGTTCTGCTCCTTACCTTCGTAATGGAACGTCTTGATTTCCTAAAAAACGAAAATGCGAAAGAAATAGTTTATGACAAAGTTGAATTCATTAAACCGGAATACAAAGAACAGCTTTTAGAGGATTTAAATAACCGTACGGGATTAAATATTCATAGAGTAGAAATTGTTTCTATTGATTATTTAAAAGATACTGCATTATTGAAAGCCTACTATTATGCAAAAGAAAGCGAATTTGTATTACCAAAATCCGACAATGATGATTAAAAAAGAGAACCTGCTTTTATTCTTCATACTGTTTAGCACTTTGGAAGGTTTTTGCCAAAACTACACTGACTGGCAATATCGATTGATTCCGGGGGTAAGTTACAGATTCAATGACCGTTGGAAGGTTTCCGGTGAATACCGTTATTCCGTCCAAAAGGATTTTCAGGAATTCCGCTCCAGTGCGGTTGAAGCTTCCGTTCAGTATAATTTTACACCAGAACTGAGTATTGAACCTGGATACCGTTTTACCACCTCTCACATAACGGATGCGCACCGCCTCTTCGCCGCCTTAAAATACGATAAAGACTTTGGCGCTATCAGTTTGTTTGGTGCTATTAAATACCAGTGGTCAACAGGAAGTTTTAACGAGCGCTATATGAATGATTTTAAAGAGCCTGTGCAGATGGTTCGTGAAAAAATTGGTATTGACTATAACATACCCAAATCAAAATTATCTTTCAATGCGCATGTTGAGATTTTTTTAAAGTTAGCCGATGATGATCCGATTAAATACAACAGAACCCGTTACAATATAGGAAGTGATTACAAATTCAAATACGGAAATAAGTTAGGATTATCCGTTTTTTATGATGATAAATATGATCCTGAAAAAAATGACCGATTTGTACTTGAAACGAAATACACTTTGTCGATTGATGATATGATTAAAAAAATTAAAAAGGACAAAGCAGAAAAAGCAAAAAGAGACGCTGATTCAACACAACCATAATACAAACAAAAAAACCTTACACAATGTAAGGTTTTTTTATTATGAGAAAATATTAAAGAATAGCTTTGCTTAAATTTTCAAAGTCTTCATCTTTTATATTGAATTGTGAAAAACCAGAATCATGAAAACGGTAAATAATTTCACCTGATTGTCCGTTAACAACATTAATGTATTTATGACTATTAACCTTGGCATAGCGTAAATAATAAATTGATTCATTAGCCAGAATCTTTTTATCTAGCTCTTCTTCGCTAATAAATTCATATTTGTATTTGTAAAGGCCTAATATTTCTTCCAATTCACCTTCTTTCCAATTTTCATCTTTGTATTTTCTAGGATTATATTTGATTTTTAAAGCTTCTGGTAAATACAAAACTCCGTTTTTTAAATTTTTAAGTTCTGCAGAAATTTCATTTTCATTATCAGAATAGGGTTCTTCATTTGAAATTTTCTGATTAACTTTTTGTAAATAATTTTTCAGCATTCCCAAATTGTAATTTGTAAACACCTTCTCTTCATAAATATAATCTTCAACTTTTTTATCTTCTTCTGCCTTTGATTTTGAAAAAATTTTGTCATATTCATACATGGTGATGTGGTATGGACGGCCGGTATTTAAATTAAATACGTCATGTCTGTTACCTAGAAAATTACCATTAACTTTTCCTAATAATTCTCCATTTGGAGAAACACTTATTGAGGCAATGTTTAATTTGCTATTAGATAAAAGTTTGTATAAATCATGATCATCATGTTTTTCAGGTTTATACTTGCTTTGTATTTTATTAAGATCAGGCAAGAAAAATTCAATTTGACATTTTAAAAGAAATACATTCTTCATCTCGGTTACAGAACCGTTAAGATGTGCGAAAGAGTAATTACCATTTAAATAATTCTTAATATTAAATTCGTGAGGCATCACAACTTCGAAAGGAGTTACTGTCCAAGACTCTTTCAGAATTTTTTCATATTGTGATTTCTCATAAAGATTTGATAAGACAAAAACTGTTGTTGTGTTTTTGAAAGTCTTAAATAATGTATTCTCGGTTTCCTTCTCTTTTTCTCCGGCTTTTTTAGAAACAGAAACCTGAGAATATCCCAGGGACATAGACAATAACGTTAATAACAATAAAATTTTTTTCTTCATTTTTTATTCAGATTTTTATTATAGTTGAATTAAAAAAGCATAAAAAAATAGCCTAAATTAATAGGCTATCTTTTATATATGATAAAGTTGATAATTATTTCAAAACTGCTAAAACTTCAGCAACTTTTTTACCAATTTCAGCAGGTGAATCCACAACGTGAATACCATTTTCTCTCATGATACGTTTTTTAGCTTCTGCTGTATCATCAGCACCACCAACGATAGCACCAGCGTGACCCATTGTACGTCCTTTTGGAGCAGTTTCTCCAGCGATGAAACCTACAACTGGTTTTCTGTTTCCGTCAGCTTTAATCCAACGAGCAGCATCTGCTTCTAACTGACCTCCGATTTCACCAATCATGATGATGATTTCAGTTTCAGGATCGTTCATTAATAATTCAACAGCTTCTCTTGTAGTAGTTCCGATGATTGGATCTCCACCGATACCGATAGCTGTAGTTACTCCTAATCCTTGTTTTGCAACCTGATCAGCAGCTTCATATGTTAAAGTTCCCGATTTAGAAACGATACCTACTGAACCTTGTTTGAAAACGAAACCTGGCATGATACCAACTTTAGCTTCACCCGGAGTGATTACGCCCGGACAGTTAGGACCTACTAAACGACAGTTTTTACCTTTAATATAATCATAAGCTTTAATCATATCAGCAACTGGAATACCTTCTGTGATACAAATAATTACTTTGATACCTGCGTCTGCAGCTTCCATAATCGCATCTGCAGCGAAAGCAGGCGGAACGAAAATGATAGAAGTATCAGCTCCAGCTTGAACTACCGCATCTTTTACAGTATTAAAAACCGGACGGTCTAAGTGTTGAGAACCACCTTTTCCCGGAGTTACACCACCTACAACGTTTGTTCCGTATTCGATCATTTGAGAAGCATGGAAAGTACCTTCACTTCCTGTGAATCCCTGAACAATTATTTTAGAATTTTTATTAACTAAAACACTCATGATATATTTTTTTATGTTGTTTTTAAAAATGTATTGCAAAAATAGACTTTTGAAAGAAATATATAAAGAATTTTGCTATAAACTTTCAAAGATTTTATCCTGATTTAACCTAACTGGCTCATTTGATAACCACGGAATAGCTTATCCTCTTTAACTTCCCAAATAGTAACAAAATGTGCCAAAACTGTTTCTTCCGAAGGCGTTTCAATGGGTGTTACATAATAAGTGAATCTGACAGTAACCATATTATCATCCTGTAAAACATGACTTATGTTTATACGTGATGAAGTATATGAACGTTCCATTTCACAAGATAATTCAATCAAATCACTTTTATTTAATTGCAGAAATCCTTTGGAACTGTGCCAATGAAAATCCAATTCATCATGAAGAAATCGTTGAAGGATTTCTTTACTTCTTAGCGATCCGGAATGATAGAATTCCGTAACTATTGCTTTAGCCGTCATTTTTGTTCAACTTATTAAGTATTTCCGGAATCTTTTTAACGTTAGCCAATTGCTTTAATTTCTCCCGCGACTCTTCTATTGGAGTCCCGAAATAAGTTTTTCCTCCTTCTACTGATTTAGTAACACCGGTCTGACCTAAAACAACCGCTTTTTCACCGATTGTAATTCCACTAGTGGTGCCAACCTGTCCCCAAAGAGTTACTTCGTCTTCTATAATCACACATCCGGCAATTCCGGTTTGTGAGGCAATAAGACATTTTTTTCCGATAACAGTATCGTGGCCCACATGCACCTGATTATCAATTTTAGTTCCTTCGCCAATTGTAG encodes the following:
- the fabG gene encoding 3-oxoacyl-[acyl-carrier-protein] reductase; the protein is MKLLEGKTAIITGASRGIGRGIAEVFAKNGANVAFTYSSSAAAAQELENELTALGVKAKGYQSNAADFNEAQKLVDDVIAEFGNVDILINNAGITKDNLLMRITEEDFDTVIDVNLKSVFNMTKAVQKIMLKNRAGSIINMSSVVGVKGNAGQTNYAASKAGVIGFSKSVALELGSRNIRCNVIAPGFIETEMTAKLNEDVVKGWRESIPLKRGGSPEDVANVCVFLSCDMSAYVTGQVLNVDGGMLT
- a CDS encoding polyphosphate polymerase domain-containing protein, coding for MFKKFINQLSLLNPVSLTELEAVSLLNRTDSKYTLRSEDLLKIVPCLVEHYNVLEINGTRIFSYENNYFDTPDLQFFKDHHNGYVNRIKVRSRRYVESDMCFFEIKKKEKVDRTNKHRELIPYMISDIDEFRKNLIQEYSRKVIDEITLILKNNFNRITLVNNQFTERVTIDMNLHFMDDEHDIKFKKIAIIEIKQSKNTNSSPLTTFLKYNNIREQSISKYIYGVITLIPNVKKNNFMPILKKINKLQR
- a CDS encoding DUF4956 domain-containing protein, coding for MMETIETDDNLIGILSLNDFIIRSIIDFVAVVVLVALIYYPKHKNKDFIFTFILFNVVNFMICCLLGAAKIKIGFAFGLFAMFSIIRYRTIAISIKDMGYFFVCVALGMLNSLATINDGFVLLIICNAIVLLLTFVMERLDFLKNENAKEIVYDKVEFIKPEYKEQLLEDLNNRTGLNIHRVEIVSIDYLKDTALLKAYYYAKESEFVLPKSDNDD
- a CDS encoding DUF2490 domain-containing protein, yielding MQKKANLYYQNPTMMIKKENLLLFFILFSTLEGFCQNYTDWQYRLIPGVSYRFNDRWKVSGEYRYSVQKDFQEFRSSAVEASVQYNFTPELSIEPGYRFTTSHITDAHRLFAALKYDKDFGAISLFGAIKYQWSTGSFNERYMNDFKEPVQMVREKIGIDYNIPKSKLSFNAHVEIFLKLADDDPIKYNRTRYNIGSDYKFKYGNKLGLSVFYDDKYDPEKNDRFVLETKYTLSIDDMIKKIKKDKAEKAKRDADSTQP
- the sucD gene encoding succinate--CoA ligase subunit alpha is translated as MSVLVNKNSKIIVQGFTGSEGTFHASQMIEYGTNVVGGVTPGKGGSQHLDRPVFNTVKDAVVQAGADTSIIFVPPAFAADAIMEAADAGIKVIICITEGIPVADMIKAYDYIKGKNCRLVGPNCPGVITPGEAKVGIMPGFVFKQGSVGIVSKSGTLTYEAADQVAKQGLGVTTAIGIGGDPIIGTTTREAVELLMNDPETEIIIMIGEIGGQLEADAARWIKADGNRKPVVGFIAGETAPKGRTMGHAGAIVGGADDTAEAKKRIMRENGIHVVDSPAEIGKKVAEVLAVLK
- a CDS encoding nuclear transport factor 2 family protein, with product MTAKAIVTEFYHSGSLRSKEILQRFLHDELDFHWHSSKGFLQLNKSDLIELSCEMERSYTSSRINISHVLQDDNMVTVRFTYYVTPIETPSEETVLAHFVTIWEVKEDKLFRGYQMSQLG